The following is a genomic window from Chania multitudinisentens RB-25.
CGCATTCGGTTGCCCGCTCATCAAGCGCGAAGTCAGCACCAAGCCAGCTAACGCGGCGGTGACTCCACTGACCACATACACCAGCACTTTGTAGCGTGGTACGCGAATACCGCTCAGGCGTGCCGCCTCTTCGTTGCCGCCGATGGCGTAAACGTAACGGCCAAATGACAGATGATTGAGCATGATCCAGGCCAGAATATAGACCCCGGCCATGATCAGGATCGGCACCTGAATGCCCAATACCGTGCCGCGCCCAAAGAAGGAGAACATGTCTGGCAGGCCGGAAATCGGGTAACCGCCGGTGTACAGCAGCGCCAAACCACGGGCAATCCCCATTGAGGCCAAAGTTACAATAATCGGTGGCATGCGCAGATAAGCGATGCATGCCCCGTTGGCCAGGCCAAACACGGCCCCGATCAGCAGTGCGGCAACCATCGCCAGAGGAATAGGTATACCGCCCAACATCAGCCCGGCGGCAATAGAGCCGGACAGCGCCATCACCGGCCCGACGGAGAGATCGATCCCGCCGGTCAATATCGCGCAGGTCATCCCCACGGCAATAATGGCGTTAATCGATACTTGTCGTGCCACGTTGGTCAGGTTATTGACCGTCAGGAAACTGTCGTTCAGCCCGCACATCAATAAAAACAGGATGCTGAAACCGATAAACGGCAGCACCGCAGGGTGATGCAGTAATTTCTCCCAACGTTTGCTGAAGCTCTGCCCCGGGGCATGCTGCGCAGTAGAAGACTGTTCAATTCCGATCATAATGCACTCCCGGTAGCATGAAGCATGATGTTATGAGACTCGATTTCATCGCCGGTCAATTCGGCAACAATGTGCCCGCCACGGAATACCAACACGCGGTCACAAACCCCGATGATTTCGGGTAATTCGGATGAAATCATGATGATAGAAATGCCTTTCTGCGTGAGCTGCTGCATCATCTGATAAATCTCGACCTTCGCACCGACATCAATTCCCCGCGTAGGCTCATCAAAGATGAGAATGTTGCAGTCATTGTTCAGCCAGCGGGCAATCACCACCTTCTGCTGGTTACCCCCGCTCAGGGTGCTGACGACGGTATCCGGGCTTGAGGTCTTTACGCCAACCTCACGGATCAGGCGCTGCACGATATCGTTGTCTTTACGGGCATCAATAAAGATCTTGCCGCGCCGTTCATGCCGGTTGAGCGTAATGTTCTGCGCCACGGAAAACGGCAGCACCAGCCCTTCGGTTTTACGGTTTTCCGGCAGCAGGCCAATCCCTTGCTCCAACGCCAACGCCGGATTACGCAGCGTGGCGTTTTGCCCACTGAGGCTGACGCGCTTGCGATAGCAAGCACTTGCACCAATCAGCGCGGACACCGTTTCAGTACGGCCCGACCCCACCAAACCGGCAAAACCGAGTATTTCCCCTTTGAACAGATGAAAACGATCTTCCTGGTGGTGTTTGGTACGCTGAATACTGGCCTCCAGCAAGCGTGTTGAGGTGTCAACCAAGTGCGATTTCAGCGGAAACGTGTGCTCGATTTTGCGGCCAACCATCAGCTTCACCAATTCATCCACATTGGTGCTGGCCGTTGGCAAGGTCTGCACATAGGTACCGTCCCGCAGCACGGTTATCTGGTCACATACGGTGAAGATTTCATCCAGATGGTGTGAAATAAACACCATGCCAACCCCGAGCAATTTCAGATCGTTCATCACACTGAACAAGTGCTCGGCTTCGCCAGGCGTTAATGTGGCGGTGGGTTCATCCAGTACCAGAACGCGCGCATCCAGCGAAAGCGCTTTGGCAATCTCAACAAATTGCTGTTGTGCCACGCTCAATTGTTCAACCGGGCAATCCAAATCGATATGTACCGTCAAACGCTTGAAAATAGATTCCGCTTTTTTGCGCATGGCTTTTCGGTCTAATAATCCCCAGCGGTTTTTGATTTCCCGATTGAGAAATATATTATCCACGGCGTTCATATAAGGAATAAGAGAGAATTCTTGAAAAATAATCCCCACCCCCGCATTGATCGCCTGGCGATAATTATCAAAGCGGCAGCTTTTACCTTCCATGATGATTTCGCCAGAGTCCGGCTGGTGAATACCACACATGATTTTAACCAGTGTCGATTTACCCGCGCCATTCTCCCCCAGCAAGGCATGTATTTCACCCTGTTGGAGAGTAAGATCAATGCCATCTAATGCCTTTACACCCGGAAAGGATTTCTTAATCCGTTTTAATTCTAATAATGCTGCCACGATATTATCCTCCGAGCCTATTCCCAATATCCCCGTCATACTTCAAGCTGATCTATTACGGGTATAATATTCCGCTCAGGTAAATCGGCCTGAGCGGAAATATCCTGGTAATATGGGATAACTGCCGCTAAACAGAACAATGCTGAGCGTTTACCAGCTAAAACCTGTCGCATTGCTGCTGTCGATTAACTTCACTTTCACCGGAATGGTTTGCGGAACATTGGCACCCCAGTAACGAGCCAGCGCAATGCCCAAGGCAATGCGCATCTGATCGCGCGGGAATTGTGCAGAAGTAGCAATAAACGGCGAGTTAGGTTTCAGGATCTCTTGAATCGCTTCTGATTGGCCGTCAACGCTCACCAGTTTGACCTGGGAACCATTGCTTTTGATCGCCGCCAACGCTCCTAAGGCACCCACGTCATTCACGCTGAAAAGGCCGGCCAGATCGGGCGTCGATTGCAGTATATTTTCAGTCACCGTCAGCGCCGTATCGCGCTCTTGTTTACCATTTTGCTTGGTGACGATCTTCATCTCAGGATGTTTTTTAATGGCATCCTCAAAGCCGCGCACGCGTTCAAGAATGGGAACCACCGGGATGCCATCCAGGATCGCCACTTTGCCTTTATTACCCAGCGACTTCGCCAGATATTCGCCTGCCTGGAAACCTGCATCGTAGTTTTCCGACCCCACAAAGGAATCCAGCGGCCCTTCCGCTTGGGCATCAATCGCCACCACTACCGCCCCAGCTTTATGCGCCGAAATCACCGCTGACTGTACCCCCACTGAATCCGTTGGGTTAATCAGCAAAATATCGACTTTCTTTTGCAGCATATCTTCAACATCGTTAATTTGTTTTGATACATCATGACGCGCATCTGCCACATAAACTTTCGCGCCAATATCACTCGCGGCCTGTTCTAATGTTTCTTTCATTGCCACAAAATAATCGTTATTCATTTCCTGAAATGAAACACCGATCGTAATCTGCTTCGCCAAAACGGATTGACTGGCGAGCAACATACTACCGGCAAACATAACGGGAAGAACTTTTTTAACTAATGAAAACATATTTTATTCTCCTATTGTGCAGGCATTTTTCTATCAGAAAATTAATATCATTTTATTTATTACATCACTAACAGCGTCAATCACCCCCACCTTGCTGAAGGAGTTAAACGTACTTTTTTATAATTAATTTTTTAATATCAAGGGACTAAAATAACTTTAATTGAATCCGTTGAATCAGCCAGCGCGAAAGCCGTATCCCACTCATTCAATGAATAACTGTGAGTCACTATGCCTCTGGAAGTGACTAAGCCACGCTCAAACAGATCGATAGCAATTTCATAACTGTAAGGCGCTAAATGAGCACCGCGAATATCTAACTCTTTACGATCGCCGATAATTGACCAGTCAACGGTGGTTTCTTTACCAAATACGCTGAACTCCACAAAACGCCCCAGTTTGCGGATCATTTGCAATCCCTGAGTCACCCCGATTGGAGCCCCCGTTGCTTCAATATAAACATCGCAGCCATAGCCACCGGTTAACGCTTTAACGATGTTATCGGCATCCT
Proteins encoded in this region:
- a CDS encoding ABC transporter permease, which encodes MIGIEQSSTAQHAPGQSFSKRWEKLLHHPAVLPFIGFSILFLLMCGLNDSFLTVNNLTNVARQVSINAIIAVGMTCAILTGGIDLSVGPVMALSGSIAAGLMLGGIPIPLAMVAALLIGAVFGLANGACIAYLRMPPIIVTLASMGIARGLALLYTGGYPISGLPDMFSFFGRGTVLGIQVPILIMAGVYILAWIMLNHLSFGRYVYAIGGNEEAARLSGIRVPRYKVLVYVVSGVTAALAGLVLTSRLMSGQPNAGEGFELDAIAAVVLGGAAISGGRGAIIGTLVGAMMLGVLNNGLNLMSVSPYIQNVVKGGIILAAIYLSSSRRK
- a CDS encoding sugar ABC transporter ATP-binding protein — encoded protein: MAALLELKRIKKSFPGVKALDGIDLTLQQGEIHALLGENGAGKSTLVKIMCGIHQPDSGEIIMEGKSCRFDNYRQAINAGVGIIFQEFSLIPYMNAVDNIFLNREIKNRWGLLDRKAMRKKAESIFKRLTVHIDLDCPVEQLSVAQQQFVEIAKALSLDARVLVLDEPTATLTPGEAEHLFSVMNDLKLLGVGMVFISHHLDEIFTVCDQITVLRDGTYVQTLPTASTNVDELVKLMVGRKIEHTFPLKSHLVDTSTRLLEASIQRTKHHQEDRFHLFKGEILGFAGLVGSGRTETVSALIGASACYRKRVSLSGQNATLRNPALALEQGIGLLPENRKTEGLVLPFSVAQNITLNRHERRGKIFIDARKDNDIVQRLIREVGVKTSSPDTVVSTLSGGNQQKVVIARWLNNDCNILIFDEPTRGIDVGAKVEIYQMMQQLTQKGISIIMISSELPEIIGVCDRVLVFRGGHIVAELTGDEIESHNIMLHATGSAL
- a CDS encoding substrate-binding domain-containing protein, with the protein product MFSLVKKVLPVMFAGSMLLASQSVLAKQITIGVSFQEMNNDYFVAMKETLEQAASDIGAKVYVADARHDVSKQINDVEDMLQKKVDILLINPTDSVGVQSAVISAHKAGAVVVAIDAQAEGPLDSFVGSENYDAGFQAGEYLAKSLGNKGKVAILDGIPVVPILERVRGFEDAIKKHPEMKIVTKQNGKQERDTALTVTENILQSTPDLAGLFSVNDVGALGALAAIKSNGSQVKLVSVDGQSEAIQEILKPNSPFIATSAQFPRDQMRIALGIALARYWGANVPQTIPVKVKLIDSSNATGFSW